A section of the Oncorhynchus gorbuscha isolate QuinsamMale2020 ecotype Even-year linkage group LG06, OgorEven_v1.0, whole genome shotgun sequence genome encodes:
- the LOC124037744 gene encoding ankyrin repeat domain-containing protein 29-like isoform X1, whose product MSFKKETPLANAVFWAARKGNLALLQLLLNSGRVDADCRDSFRSTALMVASYNGHSDCARELIMQGADINLQRETGSTALFFASQQGHNEVVKLLFEFGASTEFQTKDGGTALSAACQYGHSKVVDTLLKNGANVHDQLHDGATPLFLASQEGHVTVIRQLLSSGAKVNHPREDGTAPLWMAAQMGHSEVVKVLLLRGADRDADRKDGSTALFKAAFKGHNGVIEELLKFSPSMGLLKNGSTVLHAAVMGGNHKSVNLLLGANADPTLPNKNNELPADLTKSDRILSALRPQILNGSS is encoded by the exons AAGGAGACGCCCCTGGCTAATGCTGTGTTTTGGGCAGCTCGAAAGGGGAACTTGGCCCTGCTTCAGTTACTGCTCAACAGTGGCCGTGTGGATGCCGACTGCAGAGACAGT TTTCGCTCCACAGCCCTGATGGTGGCGTCCTACAATGGCCACAGTGACTGTGCCAGGGAGCTGATCATGCAGGGAGCTGACATTAACCTGCAGAGAGAG ACCGGCTCCACTGCCCTCTTCTTCGCTTCCCAGCAGGGACACAATGAAGTAGTAAAGCTCCTCTTTGAATTTGGTGCCTCAACTGAATTCCAGACAAAG GACGGTGGCACAGCCCTCTCTGCAGCCTGTCAGTATGGCCACTCTAAGGTGGTAGACACTCTTTTGAAGAATGGAGCCAATGTTCATGACCAGCTGCAT GATGGTGCCACCCCACTCTTCCTTGCTTCCCAGGAGGGTCATGTGACTGTCATACGTCAACTGCTGTCATCTGGAGCCAAAGTTAACCACCCTAGGGAG GATGGCACAGCCCCCCTGTGGATGGCAGCCCAGATGGGACACAGTGAAGTAGTGAAGGTTTTACTTCTGCGTGGTGCAGATCGGGATGCTGACAGAAAA GACGGGTCAACTGCATTATTCAAGGCAGCTTTCAAAGGACACAACGGTGTCATTGAGGAGCTCCTCAAGTTTTCCCCTTCAATGGGCCTTCTCAAG AATGGTTCCACAGTCCTCCACGCTGCTGTCATGGGTGGCAATCATAAAAGTGTAAACCTTCTGCTCGGGGCCAATGCAGACCCCACACTACCCAACAAG AACAATGAACTGCCAGCAGATCTTACAAAGAGTGATCGTATCCTGAGTGCTCTGCGACCACAAATCTTAAATGGAAGTAGTTGA
- the LOC124037744 gene encoding ankyrin repeat domain-containing protein 29-like isoform X2, producing MVASYNGHSDCARELIMQGADINLQRETGSTALFFASQQGHNEVVKLLFEFGASTEFQTKDGGTALSAACQYGHSKVVDTLLKNGANVHDQLHDGATPLFLASQEGHVTVIRQLLSSGAKVNHPREDGTAPLWMAAQMGHSEVVKVLLLRGADRDADRKDGSTALFKAAFKGHNGVIEELLKFSPSMGLLKNGSTVLHAAVMGGNHKSVNLLLGANADPTLPNKNNELPADLTKSDRILSALRPQILNGSS from the exons ATGGTGGCGTCCTACAATGGCCACAGTGACTGTGCCAGGGAGCTGATCATGCAGGGAGCTGACATTAACCTGCAGAGAGAG ACCGGCTCCACTGCCCTCTTCTTCGCTTCCCAGCAGGGACACAATGAAGTAGTAAAGCTCCTCTTTGAATTTGGTGCCTCAACTGAATTCCAGACAAAG GACGGTGGCACAGCCCTCTCTGCAGCCTGTCAGTATGGCCACTCTAAGGTGGTAGACACTCTTTTGAAGAATGGAGCCAATGTTCATGACCAGCTGCAT GATGGTGCCACCCCACTCTTCCTTGCTTCCCAGGAGGGTCATGTGACTGTCATACGTCAACTGCTGTCATCTGGAGCCAAAGTTAACCACCCTAGGGAG GATGGCACAGCCCCCCTGTGGATGGCAGCCCAGATGGGACACAGTGAAGTAGTGAAGGTTTTACTTCTGCGTGGTGCAGATCGGGATGCTGACAGAAAA GACGGGTCAACTGCATTATTCAAGGCAGCTTTCAAAGGACACAACGGTGTCATTGAGGAGCTCCTCAAGTTTTCCCCTTCAATGGGCCTTCTCAAG AATGGTTCCACAGTCCTCCACGCTGCTGTCATGGGTGGCAATCATAAAAGTGTAAACCTTCTGCTCGGGGCCAATGCAGACCCCACACTACCCAACAAG AACAATGAACTGCCAGCAGATCTTACAAAGAGTGATCGTATCCTGAGTGCTCTGCGACCACAAATCTTAAATGGAAGTAGTTGA
- the LOC124037745 gene encoding vacuolar protein sorting-associated protein 4B-like codes for MANNNLQKAIDLASKAAEEDKAKNYEEALRLYQHSIQYFLHVVKYEAQGDKAKQSIRAKCAEYLDRAEKLKEYLKKKDKAPPAKPVKESGSDDKGNDSDEGEGDPEKKKFKNQLSGAIVMEKPNIKWNDVAGLEGAKEALKEAVILPIKFPHLFTGKRTPWRGILLFGPPGTGKSYLAKAVATEANNSTFFSISSSDLVSKWLGESEKLVKNLFSLARENRPSIIFIDEIDSLCGSRSENESEAARRIKTEFLVQMQGVGNDNEGVLVLGATNIPWTLDSAIRRRFEKRIYIPLPEGQARSFMFKLHLGSTPNELTESDYVTLGKKTEGYSGADISVIVRDALMQPVRKVQSATHFKRVQGSSWNHPNLVVDDLLTPCSPGDPDAIEMTWMDVNGEKLMEPIVCMADMLRSLHNTKPTVNEQDLDKLKKFTEDFGQEG; via the exons ATGGCTAATAACAATTTACAG AAAGCAATAGATCTTGCAAGCAAGGCTGCAGAAGAGGATAAGGCTAAAAACTACGAGGAAGCTCTCCGGTTGTACCAGCATTCCATTCAATACTTCCTTCATGTTGTTAAAT ATGAGGCCCAGGGAGACAAGGCCAAGCAGAGCATCAGGGCAAAGTGTGCAGAGTACCTGGACCGAGCAGAGAAGCTGAAGGAATACTTGAAGAAGAAGGATAAGGCCCCTCCAGCCAAGCCTGTCAAGGAGTCCGGCTCTGATGACAAAGG GAATGACAGTGATGAAGGTGAAGGTGACCCAGAGAAAAAGAAGTTTAAAAATCAACTCTCAG GGGCCATCGTCATGGAAAAGCCAAACATCAAGTGGAATGATGTAGCTGGGCTTGAGGGTGCAAAGGAGGCCCTTAAAGAAGCTGTCATCTTGCCCATCAAATTCCCTCACCTCTTCACCG GAAAGCGAACTCCATGGAGAGGGATCCTGCTGTTTGGCCCTCCTGGTACAGGGAAGTCTTATCTGGCCAAGGCTGTGGCCACAGAAGCCAACAACTCTACCTtcttctctatctcctcctctgacctgGTGTCCAAGTGGCTGGGGGAGAGTGAAAA GTTGGTGAAGAACCTGTTCAGCCTGGCCAGGGAGAACAGGCCCTCCATCATCTTCATCGACGAGATAGACTCTCTGTGTGGCTCCAGGAGTGAGAATGAGAGTGAAGCAGCCCGCCGCATCAAGACTGAGTTCCTGGTCCAGATGCAGG gTGTTGGAAATGACAATGAGGGAGTCCTGGTTCTAGGAGCCACAAACATCCCCTGGACACTGGACTCTGCTATTAGGAGAAG GTTTGAGAAGCGGATCTATATCCCTCTGCCTGAGGGGCAAGCCCGCTCCTTCATGTTCAAGCTGCATCTGGGCTCCACCCCCAATGAGCTCACTGAATCAGACTATGTGACCCTGGGTAAGAAGACGGAAGGCTACTCTGGAGCAGACATCAGCGTCATCGTAAGGGACGCCCTCATGCAGCCAGTCAGGAAGGTGCAGTCGGCCACTCACTTCAAACGG GTCCAAGGGTCATCATGGAACCATCCCAACCTCGTGGTAGACGATCTCCTGACCCCATGCTCACCAGGAGATCCAGACGCCATAGAGATGACCTGGATGGATGTTAATGGCGAGAAACTCATGGAGCCCATTGTTTGCATG GCTGATATGCTGAGGTCACTGCACAACACCAAGCCAACTGTGAACGAGCAGGACTTGGACAAACTCAAGAAGTTCACAGAGGACTTTGGTCAGGAAGGCTAA
- the plekhb2 gene encoding pleckstrin homology domain-containing family B member 2: MSIVKSGFLHRQSTILRRWKRNWFDLWSDGRLVFYDDQHRRDMEDEIHMRVDCINIRSATACQDLNPPEGRSRDALLQIVCRDGRVISICGDSADDALAWTMALQDARISSVVAPPQIGFAQQIVASAPPPYSEYGPPPPVYVPDAYGGYAPAPPVHGTQIIYSADGQPYAVAYPYQYQGAYPMRNPQGMNQVIVHERQRDDGGDVALGMLAGAATGLALGSLFSVF; the protein is encoded by the exons ATGTCGATTGTGAAAAGTGGCTTCCTTCATCGGCAGA GCACTATTCTGCGGCGGTGGAAGAGGAACTGGTTTGATCTGTGGTCTGATGGGCGGCTGGTTTTCTATGATGACCAGCATCGGCGAGATATGGAGGATGAGATCCACATGAGAGTGGACTGCATTAACATTCGCAGTGCAACTGCATGTCAAG ATCTAAACCCTCCAGAGGGCAGAAGTCGAGATGCCCTGCTCCAGATAGTCTGCAGAGATGGACGGGTTATCAGCATTTGTGGAGACAGTGCAGATGATGCACT GGCATGGACCATGGCTCTCCAGGATGCCAGAATCAGCTCT GTGGTCGCTCCTCCTCAGATTGGCTTTGCACAGCAAATTGTTGCTTCTGCCCCTCCTCCATATTCTGAATATGGTCCTCCACCTCCG GTTTATGTTCCGGATGCTTATGGAGGGTATGCCCCAGCTCCTCCTGTCCACGGCACACAGATCATTTACTCAGCTGATGGGCAGCCCTATGCTGTTGCATACCCCTATCAGTACCAAG GAGCATATCCTATGAGGAATCCCCAAGGGATGAATCAGGTTATTGTTCACGAGCGTCAACGTGACGATGGAGGAGACGTGGCTCTCGGCATGCTCGCTGGAGCTGCGACTGGATTGGCTCttggctctctcttctctgtcttctag
- the LOC124037746 gene encoding inhibitor of growth protein 5-like isoform X1 → MATAIYLEHYLDSIENLPCELQRNFTLMRDLDNRTEEKKGEIDKLAEEYISSVRNLASEQRVEHLQKIQSAYSKCKEFSDDKVQLAMQTYEMVDKHIRRLDADLARFENELKEKLEVSGYESPEGRGIKKGEGQGLREKRGPKGRGRKSSDEDSPRKKKLKNSPGLSSALLPMQPSDVLDMPVDPNEPTYCLCHQVSYGEMIGCDNPDCPIEWFHLLTLLQSQRGFRFLHCVKALLIEVHYIENCTLSL, encoded by the exons ATGGCGACGGCAATATACCTGGAACATTACCTTGATA GTATTGAGAATCTGCCTTGTGAACTACAGAGAAACTTTACACTGATGCGGGACCTGGACAATAGAACTGAAG AGAAAAAAGGAGAGATCGACAAGCTGGCAGAGGAGTACATCTCAAGTGTAAGGAACTTGGCTTCGGAACAGAGGGTTGAGCACCTGCAGAAGATCCAGAGTGCTTACAGCAAGTGCAAAGAGTTCAGCGATGACAAAGTGCAGCTTGCAATGCAGACATATGAAATG GTGGACAAGCATATCCGCAGGCTGGATGCAGACCTGGCCCGATTTGAGAATGAGCTGAAGGAGAAGCTGGAAGTGAGCGGCTATGAAAGTCCAGAAGGAAGAGGGATAAAGA AGGGTGAAGGTCAGGGACTAAGGGAGAAGCGAGGACCcaaggggagaggaaggaaatcATCGGATGAGGATTCTCCCAGGAAGAAAAAGCTTAAAAATAG CCCAGGATTGAGTTCTGCTCTCCTGCCAATGCAACCGTCAGATGTTTTGGACATGCCAGTTGATCCCAATGAGCCAACATACTGCTTGTGCCATCAAGTGTCATATGGAGAGATGATTGGATGTGATAACCCTGAT TGTCCAATTGAGTGGTTTCACTTGTTGACCTTACTACAAAGCCAAAGGGGATTTAGGTTTCTACATTGTGTAAAAGCACTACTTATTGAGGTGCATTATATAGAAAATTGTACACTGTCTCTTTAA
- the LOC124037746 gene encoding inhibitor of growth protein 5-like isoform X2 yields the protein MATAIYLEHYLDSIENLPCELQRNFTLMRDLDNRTEEKKGEIDKLAEEYISSVRNLASEQRVEHLQKIQSAYSKCKEFSDDKVQLAMQTYEMVDKHIRRLDADLARFENELKEKLEVSGYESPEGRGIKKGEGQGLREKRGPKGRGRKSSDEDSPRKKKLKNSPGLSSALLPMQPSDVLDMPVDPNEPTYCLCHQVSYGEMIGCDNPDCPIEWFHFACVDLATKPKGKWFCPRCTQDKKKK from the exons ATGGCGACGGCAATATACCTGGAACATTACCTTGATA GTATTGAGAATCTGCCTTGTGAACTACAGAGAAACTTTACACTGATGCGGGACCTGGACAATAGAACTGAAG AGAAAAAAGGAGAGATCGACAAGCTGGCAGAGGAGTACATCTCAAGTGTAAGGAACTTGGCTTCGGAACAGAGGGTTGAGCACCTGCAGAAGATCCAGAGTGCTTACAGCAAGTGCAAAGAGTTCAGCGATGACAAAGTGCAGCTTGCAATGCAGACATATGAAATG GTGGACAAGCATATCCGCAGGCTGGATGCAGACCTGGCCCGATTTGAGAATGAGCTGAAGGAGAAGCTGGAAGTGAGCGGCTATGAAAGTCCAGAAGGAAGAGGGATAAAGA AGGGTGAAGGTCAGGGACTAAGGGAGAAGCGAGGACCcaaggggagaggaaggaaatcATCGGATGAGGATTCTCCCAGGAAGAAAAAGCTTAAAAATAG CCCAGGATTGAGTTCTGCTCTCCTGCCAATGCAACCGTCAGATGTTTTGGACATGCCAGTTGATCCCAATGAGCCAACATACTGCTTGTGCCATCAAGTGTCATATGGAGAGATGATTGGATGTGATAACCCTGAT TGTCCAATTGAGTGGTTTCACTTTGCTTGTGTTGATCTTGCTACAAAGCCCAAAGGAAAATG GTTTTGTCCACGGTGCACCCAGGATAAGAAGAAAAAATGA